Within the Methanobrevibacter sp. genome, the region TTTCTTTTTGACAGGCAAGAGCTCCGTTTCCTTTAAATAAAATTCCACAGGAACCGCATTGTCCTGCTCTACAGGAGCTTCTAAAACTAATATCTGCATCATATTTTTCATTAATAGCCTGAAGTGCGTCAAGAACCATCATATTAGGTTTTTCTTCTATTTCATAACATTCTAAATGTGGTTCTGTATCAGTTTCACTATTAAATCTTGAAACATAAACTTTAATCATCATTTCTCTCCCAAATTATTAAGAACTTATAAATTATTCTAATATAATATTTGTATCCTAACAAATATATTATATTTACTATTATTGATATGTTCTAATTTTCATTAAAAAAATTTTAAAATTAATTGTGTACATTTAAGTTCATTTATTTAAATGGAATGTACAGTTAGTATACATTTCTGAAATAGTTTAAATACTATATTTTATAATTATTAATTAAAGTCTTACCAATATTTTTTGGATTAAATTTTTCGTGATACTATGATAATTAAAGCTGTAAAACTATTTGAATGGGTTCATGTCCCAACCTTTTGCATTTGGTGGTGAAGAAGATGCAGAAAACTTTGATGCATCAATTAAATATGGATCTAGTCTTCAAAATTTCGTAATTGATACTGGAGATGAAGTTATTCTTGTGGATACAGGAATGCCTGCTGAACTTCCAGTTCAACCTCGTGATGATAATGCTCCAATTTGGATGGGAGATAAAGTTAAGGATTATGTTCCTGCATTAAAAGAAGCAGGATACGATATTGAGGATATTTCAAAAATTCTTGTCACCCACAAACATGCAGACCATACTGGTGAATTAAAACAGTTCCCTAATGCTGAAATATTCATGTCAAAAACAGAAGCGGATGAAGTTGAATTGGAAACCGATAATATTGTTCCTGTCGAATTTGATGATGGGGAATACTATAATTTTAAAAATTCACAAAAAAATAGCAGATGGTGTTTACTTTATTGAAGCAAAAGGCTATACTTTAGGAAATAGTATTGTTGTTGTGGAAGATGGGGATTTATTCTACATGTTGCATGGTGATGTGACATATACGGACGAGGCATTATACGAAAATAAACTGTCAGTTGTTTTTGAAGACAATGGTGCTGCAAGAGAGA harbors:
- a CDS encoding MBL fold metallo-hydrolase; amino-acid sequence: MSQPFAFGGEEDAENFDASIKYGSSLQNFVIDTGDEVILVDTGMPAELPVQPRDDNAPIWMGDKVKDYVPALKEAGYDIEDISKILVTHKHADHTGELKQFPNAEIFMSKTEADEVELETDNIVPVEFDDGEYYNFKNSQKNSRWCLLY